One Eretmochelys imbricata isolate rEreImb1 chromosome 22, rEreImb1.hap1, whole genome shotgun sequence DNA window includes the following coding sequences:
- the UPK2 gene encoding uroplakin-2, translated as MGAWLGVGREVSSVVLSDFNISSFSSVLFPAFAESFLMAVPLCQFTGAHASIHITHLNGTTDIRHFTVPPCCGRHDLVNLMDSNGGFTLTRLDAYQVT; from the exons ATGGGagcctggctgggggtggggaggga AGTTTCATCTGTAGTGCTTTCAGATTTCAACATCTCCAGCTTTTCCAGTGTGCTCTTTCCAGCATTTGCTGAGAGCTTCTTGATGGCAGTGCCCCTGTGCCAGTTCACTGGGGCACACGCCAGCATCCATATCACACATCTCAACGGAACCACAG atATCAGGCACTTCACTGTGCCCCCATGCTGCGGCAGGCATGACCTGGTCAACCTAATGGACAGCAATGGTGGGTTCACATTGACAAGACTGGATGCTTATCAGGTCACA